The proteins below come from a single Ailuropoda melanoleuca isolate Jingjing chromosome 1, ASM200744v2, whole genome shotgun sequence genomic window:
- the NDUFA4 gene encoding cytochrome c oxidase subunit NDUFA4: MLRQIIGQAKKHPSLIPLFVFIGAGGTGAALYVLRLALFNPDVSWDRKNNPEPWNKLGPNEQYKFYSVNVDYSKLKKEGPDF; this comes from the exons ATGTTACGCCAGATTATCGGTCAGGCCAAGAAGCACCCGAGC TTGATCCCCCTCTTCGTATTTATTGGGGCCGGAGGTACTGGAGCAGCACTGTATGTCTTGCGCCTGGCGTTGTTCAATCCAGATGTCAG CTGGGATAGGAAGAATAACCCAGAACCCTGGAACAAACTGGGTCCCAATGAGCAATATAAG ttctACTCAGTGAATGTAGATTACAGCAAACTGAAGAAAGAAGGTCCAGACTTCTAA